A portion of the Salmo trutta chromosome 1, fSalTru1.1, whole genome shotgun sequence genome contains these proteins:
- the LOC115150417 gene encoding all-trans retinoic acid-induced differentiation factor: MTGVHSQQNSAVVLLFIHLCFSSSYQLTELQVGLCHLCNGTVQNGTAVSQLCSAAAGLIDGRCCLLRKENTRDADYVIGLDLSNCSLSHVEDLQDAFSATTIDLSLNPIVNLDDSLFEGFIQLTNLILPANLVCPGGNASWDKVKVKGETNFCEGQKDLCNRTGYLSLNCPENSLCVPYGPGFFQCSCVDDFRGYKCRREGEFPIIQVFGPLAGSTVLVSILLWVTQRRKATSV; encoded by the exons ATGACCGGTGTACACAGCCAGCAGAATTCAGCAGTGGTCTTGTTGTTCATTCATTTATGTTTCTCTAGTAGTTATCAACTGACTGAGTTACAG gtggGCCTGTGCCATCTCTGCAACGGGACAGTCCAAAACGGCACTGCTGTTAGCCAGTTGTGTTCCGCGGCTGCGGGTTTGATTGATGGCCGCTGCTGCCTGCTGCGGAAAGAGAACACCAGGGATGCTGACTACGTCATCGG GTTGGACCTATCAAACTGTTCCCTAAGCCATGTTGAAGACCTCCAAGATGCATTCAGCGCTACAACAAT AGATCTCTCACTGAACCCCATTGTAAATCTGGACGATTCACTGTTTGAAGGCTTTATTCAGTTAACTAACCT GATTCTGCCTGCCAACCTGGTCTGTCCGGGAGGCAATGCATCATGGGATAAGGTGAAGGTCAAAGGGGAAACTAATTTTTGTGAAGGACAGAAAGACCTCTGTAATCGGACTGGTTATTTGT CGTTGAACTGCCCTGAGAACTCCCTCTGTGTACCATACGGTCCGGGCTTCTTTCAATGTAGCTGTGTGGATGACTTCCGTGGATACAAGTGTCGCCGAGAG GGAGAGTTTCCTATAATCCAGGTGTTCGGCCCTCTAGCGGGCTCCACGGTCCTCGTCTCCATCCTGCTATGGGTCACCCAAAGACGCAAGGCCACGTCAGTCTGA